In Rosa chinensis cultivar Old Blush chromosome 1, RchiOBHm-V2, whole genome shotgun sequence, a genomic segment contains:
- the LOC112165969 gene encoding zinc finger BED domain-containing protein RICESLEEPER 1-like — protein MADEEDARYRSYFDEDEELDDENIEAETQVRPRQARKRVGAPVQADWDKASVFVKFLKVFYDVTISVSAQLHPTSNEAFHDIVTVKAELDELFHKPIDSDSSESDKVLFGMANKMRAKYKKYFGSLDDINELFFVALVLDPRYKLKNFDYVCETMLYIGSEEIKRRSDEVKQLVLDLCDLYATSNSDQIASKRKRSVGEVPSSKPTPIVPTGELTRKRAAMLDLWNKQLEGEAVVVRREVDRYLLDPIEKPQDNENWKILDWWRVNGSKYPNLQAVARDVLAIQVSTVASESSFSTGKRVIDPHRSSLTPRIVGAQSASKIGSNLMQ, from the coding sequence ATGGCAGATGAGGAAGATGCTAGATATAGGAGTTattttgatgaagatgaggagCTTGATGATGAAAATATAGAGGCTGAAACTCAAGTTAGGCCAAGGCAGGCTAGGAAGAGGGTAGGGGCCCCTGTGCAAGCTGATTGGGATAAAGCAAGTGTTTTTGTGAAGTTTCTGAAGGTTTTCTACGATGTCACAATTAGTGTGAGTGCACAGCTTCACCCTACATCAAATGAAGCCTTCCATGACATAGTCACAGTCAAGGCAGAGCTTGATGAGCTATTTCACAAGCCCATAGATAGTGATTCAAGTGAGAGTGACAAGGTGTTGTTTGGTATGGCTAACAAAATGAGGGCCAAGTACAAGAAATACTTTGGATCCCTCGATGACATCAATGAGTTGTTTTTTGTTGCACTTGTCTTGGATCCGAGATATAAACTGAAGAATTTTGATTATGTGTGTGAAACCATGCTTTACATAGGAAGTGAAGAGATTAAGAGGAGATCAGATGAAGTGAAACAGCTTGTGCTAGACTTGTGTGATCTGTATGCAACTTCTAATAGCGATCAGATTGcatcaaagagaaaaagaagtgtGGGAGAAGTCCCTAGTAGCAAACCAACACCAATTGTGCCCACAGGAGAGTTAACCAGGAAAAGGGCTGCTATGCTAGACTTGTGGAACAAGCAGCTTGAAGGTGAGGCAGTGGTGGTTAGAAGAGAGGTTGATAGATACTTGCTTGATCCCATAGAGAAGCCTCAAGACAATGAAAATTGGAAAATTTTGGATTGGTGGAGGGTTAATGGTTCAAAGTATCCTAACTTGCAAGCTGTAGCAAGGGATGTTTTAGCAATCCAAGTTTCCACAGTAgctagtgagagtagtttcagcACAGGGAAGAGGGTAATTGATCCACATCGGAGTTCATTAACTCCTAGAATAGTTGGAGCCCAATCTGCCTCCAAAATTGGCTCAAATCTGATGCAATAA